From Dehalococcoidia bacterium:
GTGAACGCTGACCGGGAGGCGGCCCTCGTGCTCTCCCTCATCCCGCGGGGCATGCGCGACACCGTCGAAGCGCTACGCGCGCTCGTGAAGGAAGCCGTCCCGGAGGTGAACGAAAGGCCTCAGCCGCGCACGAAGACGTTCAACTATGACCACCACGGCGCCCTGCTGGCCATCTCCGGCTACCAGAACTGGGCCAGCATTGGTTTCATCCGGGGCGATCAACTGCGCGACGACGGCGCCGTCCTCGAAGGTACCGGCGCCGGCATGCGTCATGTGCGCGTCGCGCGCGGCGCCCCGTTGCCGGCCGAGAGGATCATAGCGCTCGTAAGGCAGGCGGCCGAGCTCAACGAGCGGCTGGGGCCGCCGAAAGGGAAAAGCCGGGCCTGGGGAGGCGGCCGGTAGGCTTGTCCTTTGGGGTAAACTCGCCCCGGAAAGCGAGGCCAGCCCATGCGAGCGATGGTCCTGCGCGGTAGCCGCCTTCACGTCGAAGAAGTGCCGGCGCCCGAACCGGGCCCAGGGCAGGTACTTGCGCGCGTGCGCGCCTGCGGCATTTGCGGCAGCGACTTGCACTACGCCCGATACGCCGAATCGCTCAGGGCAGCGTCGCGCGCAGAGCGCGGCATCCTCGCCGGCGCCGGCGACGGCGTCGTCATGGGCCACGAGTTCGTGGCGGAGGTGGCCTCCGTGGGCGAAGGCGTCTCCGGCTGGCAACCTGGCGAGCGGGTGGTGAGCATACCTGTGCTCGCCGGCG
This genomic window contains:
- a CDS encoding DUF1801 domain-containing protein produces the protein MNADREAALVLSLIPRGMRDTVEALRALVKEAVPEVNERPQPRTKTFNYDHHGALLAISGYQNWASIGFIRGDQLRDDGAVLEGTGAGMRHVRVARGAPLPAERIIALVRQAAELNERLGPPKGKSRAWGGGR